TCATGATCCAGGGCGGAGACCCCGAAGGCAGCGGCATGGGCGGCCCCGGCTATAAGTTTGCCGACGAGACCAAGGGTTCGCCGCACCACTTCAAGAACCCCGGCAAGCTCGCCATGGCCAACGCTGGTCCCAACACCAATGGCAGCCAGTTCTTCATCACCACCACGGACACGAGCTGGCTCACCGGCAAGCACACCATCTTCGGCGAGGTCGTCGAGGGCTACGAGATCGCCGAGAAGATCTCCAAGGTGAGCCGCGACGCCATGGACCGCCCCAAGACCCCGGTCGTCCTCGAGTCGGTCACCATCGAGCGCATCGCGTAACTCCTTCCCCACCGCAATGCGAAAGGCCCGCTCACTCGAGCGGGCCTTCTCGTTTCTACCGTGGCGGTAAACTACGCTACGCCGATGACGGTGCAAAGCTCCTTCACCGCGGCCGCGCTCTTGTCGAGAGCAGCCTTCTCTTCTTCGGTCAGCTTGATCTCGATGATCTGCTCGAGACCCTTGGCTCCCAGCTTGCACGGCACCCCGACGTATAGCCCCGAGATTCCGTACTCGCCCTCAAGATACGCCGCGCACGGAAGGACCTTCTTCTTGTCCTTCAGGATCGCCTCGACCATTTCGACCGCAGCCGCGCTCGGCGCGTAGTAGGCCGACCCCGTCTTCAGGTACTTGACGATCTCCGCGCCGCCGTTCGCCGTCCGCGTCTCCAGCTCTTTCAGCCGGTCCGGCGCGATCAGTTCGGTGATCGGAATCCCGGCCATCGTCGAGTAGCGCGACAGCGGCACCATCGTATCGCCGTGGCCGCCCAGCACGAACGCCGTCACGTTCTCCACCGAGACCTGCAGTTCCTCGGCGATGAACGTCCGGAAGCGCGCCGAATCCAGCACGCCCGCCATACCGATCACGCGCTCACGCGGCAACCCAGCCTTTTTGAAAGCAGTCTGCGCCATCGCGTCCAGCGGGTTCGAGACGATAATCAGGATCGCATCCGGCGAAGCCGCAACCGCCTTCTCCACCACGTCGCTCATGATCTTGAAGTTCGTGTTCAACAAGTCGTCGCGGCTCATGCCCGGCTTGCGCGCGATGCCCGCCGTGATGACCACGATATCCGAACCCTTGGTGTCGGCATAGTCGTTCGTACCCACAATCGAGACATCGCGCTTCTCGATCGGCATGGCCTCCAGCAGATCCAGCGCCTTGCCCTGCGGAACCCCTTCCATCACGTCCAGCAGAACCACGTCCGCAAGTTCCTTCGCAGCAATCCAGTGCGCAGCCGTTGCGCCTACGTTTCCAGCTCCGACGATCGTAACTTTTTTCCGCATAATCCCCTTTTCAAATAGACAGATATCAGACAAAGCAAGCCCCACTATCATACGGAGACAAGCCGCCCAAACCAAAAATATTGCCTATTCTAAGCGGTAACCGCACGAAATGGCTTCTCCGATGCCAGCCTGGCCTTGAGCCCCACAAACGGTCTTTCGAATCCATAAAAGCTCGCGAGCGCCACCAGGTACACCACCGCAAAACAGATCGCCGCCTTCGCCAGAATCGGCAGTCCTCCCAGGTAGCCCGGAAGCGCCATGAAGATCGCCGGATGGTAGACATACATTCCGTAGCTCACCCCGCCGATCCCTCGCATGGGCTTCGTCCGCAGGATGCGGTGCATCCAGGAGTCCTCGGTTGTCACTAGCAGCCCGATCAGAGCCACATAGAGCACCGTCGCCGACGTGTACTTCATCACCTCGACCCACGCCACTCCCGTCCCATGGGAGGCCATCTTCTCCACGACCAGGCTCAGCAGAGCCAACGGCGCGAGCGCCATCAACAGCGGCTTGAACCGCCCCAGCACGCCGCGGAAGTAGTAGTACGCCAGCAACCCGCCCGCCCCCAGCCCGTCCAGCCGCGTCAGCGTAAACCGGAAGGTGTCGACAGAGCTACCGATCAGCGCCACGCGCAGCAGAATCGAAAAGACAACCATCCCCCACATGGCGTGCGCAAGCCAGCGCCGAGGCCAGAACAGGATCAGAAACGGCCAGACCAGGTAGAACTGCTCCTCCACCCCCAGGGACCAGAAGTGCGCAGGGCCGGACGGCGCGGCAAGATGAAGCGGTCCTCCAAACGCCGCCGCCAGATTCTGCAGATAGCCCCAGTAGCAGAGCGACACCGTACCGCCCAGCAGGCACACTCCCAACAGATAGCCGTAGTACAGCGGGAAGATCCGCAGCGTGCGCCGGATGTAAAAGTTTCTGATCTCGTGCCAGTCTCCCTGCCGCGATCGCAGCAGGATCGTCGTAATCAGAAAGCCCGACAGAACAAAGAACAGATCCACTCCGGTCTGGCCAAAGACCAGCAGCTTCGACGAGTACCAATCCTGCCCAAAATGAAACACCATCACCATCAACGCGGCAATCGCTCGCACGCCATCCAACTCGGGAAAGTACGGTCTGGTTGTCGCGGCTCTCAGTCTTAGATCGTTCTTCAGCATAGGTCACACTCGGGTGTAGGGAATAAAATTCCTCCCGAGCGTAAGCCACGATATGGACGTTTCTCCCGAAATCAACCGCGATTCATCACGCGCCATTCCAATACGGGAATAAAAAGAAAATGCCTGTTCCATAGAGGGAACAGGCATTTTTACAGCTAAACCACAAAATCTGGCCGATTAGAAGATATTCCACAGCAACTGGTTGTAGACGTCGTGGTGGAACTGGACCTCGGACGACTTCACAATCGTTCCCAGCAGACGCGGGCAGCGATCCGCCGAAGCCTGCTTCAGGTCCGCATACCGTGCCTTCACATCCGCGCCCAGCATGGTCGTCGTCCAGGTCGCAGCCTTGAAGTCCTCGAGCGCGGTGTAGATGTTGTCGGGCAGGTAACGGTCCGCCTGGCGCAGGTTCTTGATCTTCGCCGTCTCGCCGTGCAGGCCGGTCTTGAAGACCGAGTACAGCACCATGTACGGGTTCGCATCCGGGCCGACCGAACGGACCTCGACACGCGACGACTTCTCGTTGCCGATGGGGATACGGACCATCGAGCCGCGATCCGTAGCCGAAGCCTTGATCTGGTTCGGAGCCTCGAAGTGCGGGTCCAGACGCCGGTAGGCGTTCACGCTCGCATTCAGCAGCAGGCAGATGTCATTGCCGTGCGTCAGGATGCGGTCGACGAACTGCCAGCCCATACGAGAGATCTTCTCCTCGCCCTTGGGGTCCCAGAACAGGTTCTTGCCGTTCTTGGTGATCGAGACGTTGGTGTGCATGCCCGAGCCGTTTACGCCCGTCACCGGCTTCGGCAGGAAGCTGGCGGTCATGCCCATCTGCGTGGCCACCTGGCGACAGATCAGCTTATAGAGCTGGATCTGGTCCGCAGCCGCGACCACGTCGCCGTAGGTGTAGTTGATCTCGAACTGCGAGGGCGCAACCTCGGGGTGATCCTTCTCGTTCTCGAAGCCCATCGCGCGCTGTACTTCCGAGACGGTGTCTATGAACTCGCGCAACGGATCGCCCGGCAGGGAGTGGTAGTAGCCGCCCTTGTTCACGTACTCGAAGCTGCCGATCTCGTGGAAGCTGCGCTCGGCGTCGATGCCCTCGAAGAGGAAGCCTTCGATCTCGTTGGCCGCGTTCAGTACCCAGCCGTTGGCCTCGAAGACCTCGTTCGAGAAGTTCTTCAGCACGCCGCGGATATCGCCCGAGTAGAAGCCGCCATTCTTGTCGATCACTTCGCCGAAGACCAGCACCTTGCCCGCGCCGAAGACGTCGGCCGGGGTCCAGTAGAAGGCCGCCCAGTCCAGCGCCAGGCGCAGGTCGCTCTCACGCTGCGCCGTAAAGCCGCGGATCGAGGAGCCGTCGAAGGTCAGGTTGTCGTAGCTCTTCACCAGGAACTTCTTGTCGTAGTCCAGCATGTGCAGCCGGCCTTCGAGGTCCGAGAAGACCACGGTCACGGCCTTGATGCGCGGCTCGTTCTTCAGGTAGTTCAGACGCTCTTCCTGCAGTACCTCGGCCGGAACGCGCTTCTTGCGCTGCTCTTTGGCGGCCAGATTCAGCTCTTCCAGCTCCGCATACGAAAGTTCCAGAAAATCACGATATTCGCTCGACATGGTGCTCCTTCAAAAGGGTGCGGTGCGGAGTATAGAGCCGCCCGGAAAAAGTGGTGACGAATAGACCAAAAACAAACGTTGAAGAGTTGGGGACAGCCTGAGCTTCCAACGATAAGTTATCAGAAATTCACGGTGGAACGACAGTTTTGCCCACCCGCAGGCGCATCTTTATGGAGTCTTTACAACTTTATGCCTGCCCCCAAGCCGTAAACTGGAAGAGACCAGTATGAAAGCCCAGCGGGACGAACCCGTAGCCCATCCGCAACATCCAAAGAAAAGTGACCATGACTAAGCACAAGAAGATCGCCCTCATCCAGATGTCGTGTGTTCCCGACACCCAGGCCAACCTCGAAAAGGCCGCCACCCTCGTCCGCGACGCCGCCCGCGCCGGGGCCAACGTCGTCTGCCTGCCGGAGCTGTTCCGCGCGCAGTACTTCTGCCAGCGCGAAGAGCACGCCCTCTTCGACACCGCCGAGTCCATCCCCGGCCCCTCGACCGAGCTGCTGAGCCAGGTCGCCCGCGAAGAGAAGATCGTCCTCATCGCCAGCCTCTTCGAGCGCCGCGCGCCAGGGCTTTATCACAACACTGCCGCCATCCTCGAAGCCGACGGCTCGCTCGCCGGGGTCTATCGCAAGATGCACATCCCCGACGACCCGCTCTACTACGAGAAGTTCTACTTCACCCCCGGCGATCTGGGTTTCAAGAGCTTCAACACCAGCCAGGGCAAGATCGGTACGCTGGTCTGCTGGGACCAGTGGTATCCCGAGGCCGCCCGCCTCACGGCGCTCAAGGGCGCGGAGACGCTCTTCTACCCGACCGCCATCGGCTGGCACCCGTCCGAGAAGGCCGAGTTCGGCGAGGCGCAGTACTCGGCCTGGCAGACCATGCAGCGCGCCCACGCCATCTCGAACGGCGTCTTCGTCGGCGCGGTCAACCGCGTCGGGCACGAGTACGGCGACGTCATCCATAACGGCGTCTCGATCCCCGGCCCCGGCGGCGCGGGCCTCGAGTTCTGGGGCGGCAGCTTCATCGCCGACCCGTTCGGGCGCGTCATTGCGCAGGCCTCGCACGATAAGGAAGAGATCCTGATCGCCGAGATCGACCTGAAGCTGCTCGAAGACACGCGCCGCAACTGGCCCTTCCTCCGCGATCGTCGCATCGACGCCTATCAGGGCATCACCAGCCGCTTCCTCGACTAAACCGTCCAGAGAACTGTCGTTTCATACCTTTGGTGGGATCGACAGAGGCTCCCGGAGTAGCGGCTCCGGGAGCCTCCCTGCTAACGCTGCTGGCTGATATCGACTGGACCATCCAAACGGTCAGCCGCTCTCATCACAGGAAGCACATGCAATGCCGTCTGCTTACGCCAGATGCGAATCACCTTCAGCATCTCCGACTGTGTCAGCTTCGAGACCGGCGTGAACTTATCTCCGCCCTTTGCATTCATCGGGCGCACGATCATAGCTACCTGGGCTCCGGGCCGAATCCGCAGGAACACGCCTCGGCCTGCTTTTTTCGTTGCATCCGTCGGCATCGAAACCATTCTCAACTCGCCATTCGGCTTCATGTTATGAAGCGCGTACACAGCGCAGTTTCCATCTTTCAGCAGCTCGCGAACCAGATCTTTTACCAGCTCTGCTTGATTCGCACCGAACTCCAAACCATGTACCAGCGGCATACAAAATGCCTCCTTCTCATTGCAAACGATCATAGGACGCAACCCATAAGTAAGCCGTAATTGCCGGAGACCATTCGTAGCGCCCCTGGCCGTCCCTAACATTCATTCCTCTGCAACATGCGTGCAGCGTCGTCATCTACCTCAAACCGCTATACTTACTACAGTGCAGTTCGACGACGAATCGTCCAATTCCCCCAGCGCAACATAGACGGGAGAGGCACCTCGCATCCCGAAACGAAGAGACCCATGACCCGCTACCGCATGCCCGCCGAATGGGCCCCTCACGCCGCCACCTGGATCGCCTGGCCCCACAACGTCTCGGACTGGCCCGGCAAGTTCCAGCCCATCCCCTGGGTCTACTCCGAGATCGTCCGCAACCTCTCGCGCGTCGAGGACGTCAACATCCTCGTCAACGACGAGCACGCCGAGCGCCGCGTCACCCAACTGCTCAAGCGCGCCGGGGCCAACCTCGCCCGCATCCATTTCCACCACTGGCCCACCGACCGCGTGTGGCTCCGCGACTCCGGCCCCATCTTCGTGAAGGATGACGCTGGCGAGACCTCCATCACCAACTGGCACTTCAACGCCTGGGCCAAGTACGACAACTGGCGGCGCGACGACCAGATTCCGCAGCACGTGGCCAAGCTGTACGACATGCCCGAGCGGCGGCCCATGATCGGCGACCACCGGCTGGTGCTCGAGGGCGGCAGCATCGACGTCAACGGCCAGGGCATCCTGCTCACGACGGAAGAGTGCCTTCTCTCCGAGGTGCAGCAGCGCAACCCCGGCATCTCCCGCGAGCAGCTCGAGGCCGCCTTCAACGAGCACCTCGGCATCGAGAAGATCATCTGGCTGCATCGCGGCTGCGCGGGCGACGACACCCACGGCCACGTCGACGATATCTCCCGCTTCGTCGCGCCCAACACCATCCTCACCGCCGTCGAGCACAACGTGGCCGACGAGAACCACCTACCGCTGGCCGAGAACCTCGACCGCCTGCGCTCGGCGCGCAACCTCAAGGGCGGAGCCTTCGACATCCGCGAGCTGCCCATGCCCGCGCCGGTCGTCTTCGAGGGCCAGCGCCTGCCCGCCAGCTACGCCAACTTCTACATCGCCAACGGTCTGGTGCTGGTCCCCACCTTCAACGACCCTAACGACCGCCGCGCCCTGAACCTGCTGGCCGAGTGCTTCCCCGACCGCGAGATCGTCGGCATCCACTGCATGGACCTCATCTGGGGGCTGGGCGCGCTGCATTGCATGACCCAGCAGGAGCCTGCATGAGCAAGCCCTGGCCGCCGCCGCCCGACCTCCACTCCATCCAGGAACTCATCCGCACCGCCGACCCCGAGGGCCACATCGCCTCGGGCGCTCCGGCGGACGAGTACGAGCCGGAGGAGGACGCGATCTTCGCGGCCATCCGCCACTTCCCCACCGCGCAGCTCACCGCGCCCATCCTGACGCCGATTCTCGAAAAGATATGGCGCGAGAGCTTCTCCCACAGCGATGAAGCCCTCGCCGTCAGCCGTCCGGCGCTGCACTCGCTGGCCGCCGAGATCGAACGCTTCTTCGGCCCCGAGGCCCAGCCCCAGGTACGTTCGCAGGCATGACCGACGAAGACTTCCTCCGCGCCGCCATCGCCGAAGCCCGCTCCGCCGAGCAGGCTGGCGAAGTCCCTGTGGGCGCGGTCATCGTGCGTGACGGCCAGATCCTCGCCACCGGCTCCAACCGCGTCATCCGCGACTCCGACCCCACCGCCCACGCCGAGATCGTCGCCTTGCGCGCCGCTGGCCTCGCTCTGGGCAACTACCGCATTGAGGGCTGCGACCTCTACTGCACGCTCGAGCCCTGCGCCATGTGCGCCGGAGCCATCCTGCACGCGCGCATCCGCCGCCTGATCTACGCCGCGCCCGACCCCAAGGCCGGTGCCTGCGGCTCGGTTCTCGAAGTGATGAACCACCCGAAGCTCAACCACCGCGTCGAGGTCACCAGCGGTCTGTTGGCCGAAGAGTGCGGCCAGATACTCACCGCCTTCTTCCGCGCCAAGCGATCCTGACCCAGCATCAACCCCGCAAGCCTCTCCTGCATCGAACCACCGCAAAGGAGAGCGCCCATGCCGACAAAATCCCCCGCAAAAAAGACGCCTCGTAAGTGGTCCGCTAAGGTCAACACCGACTCCACTCACCCCGACGAAGGTCTCTTCAAGAAGTCCGCCCCAAGCATCGCCAAAGCACTCTTCTCGGAGAAAGTCTCCCCCAAAGGCCCCGCCTCCGGGATGCAGATGCTCAACTTCTACATCAACCGGGCCGGGAAAAATCTTCCAGAAGATCGCCGGAAAACGCTCGAGCACGCCAAGGAGATCCTCTCCGGCATGATCGCCGATAAGAAGAGTGCGGCTAAGAAGACAGCGGCTAAAAAAACACCGGCTAAGTCAGCAAAGAAGTTACCGGCAAAGAGGTCGGCAAAATAAATCTGCGCCGCCCAACACTTTTCGGGCGATTCTTAATCCGGATTCTGCATCCATATCCATAGCAGCTCCGTCCTTCGCTTCCGCATCGCAGATTCTGCATCCCGGAGGGAACCATCATGCCCCACGGCATCATCATGACCATCGTCATCGGCTTTATCGTCGGTCTCATCGCCAAGCTCATCATGCCCGGCCGCGAGCCCTCCGGCTTCATCATCACCTCCGTGATCGGTATCGCGGGCAGCTTCCTCGGCACCTACCTGGGCCGCGCCATCGGCCACTACGAGCCCGGCCAGTATGCCGGGTTCCTCATGTCGCTGCTCGGAGCCTGCATTCTGCTCGGCATCTACCACCTCATCACGCGCGGGTCTTCTCGAACCTGAGCTTAACCATCCTCCCCGGAGAACTCATGCCTGACCGCTTTACGGGAAAAGTCGCCATCGTCACCGGATCGTCCTCCGGCATCGGCCAGTCCATCGCCATACGGCTCGCCAGCGAGGGAGCCGCCGTCGTTATCGACTATCACTCCCACCCCGAGGGAGCCAATGAGACCAAAGCCAAGGTCGAGGCCTTCGGGAGCAAGGCCATCACGGTTCAGGCCGATGTCTCCTCCCTGGCCGACACCCAGAACCTCGTCGATCAGGCTTACATCCAGCTCGGCGGCTGCGACATACTGGTCAACAACGCCGGTGTCGAGAAGAATGCGCCCTTCCTCGAGGTCACCGAGAAGGACTACGACATGGTTCTCGACACTAACCTGAAGGGCGCGTTCTTCCTCACCCAGGCCTTCGTCAAACGGCTGGTCGCACTCCAGAAGCCGGGCCGCGTCATCAACATCAGCTCCGTCCACGAGGACATGGTCTTCCCTAACTTCGCCAGCTACTGCGCGGCCAAGGGCGGGATGCGAATGCTCATGCGCGACCTTGCCATGGAACTTGGCCCGGTCGGCATCACGGTCAACAACGTGGCTCCGGGAGCCATCAACACGCCCATCAACACCGCGCTGCTGGCCGACAAGCCCAAGCTCAACGCGTTGCTCAACAACATTCCGCTGGGCCGCCTGGGTAGCACCGACGACGTCTCCGCGCTGGTCGCCTTCCTGGCCTCGGACGAGGCGGGCTATATCACCGGCTCGACCTACGTCGTCGACGGCGGCCTGATGCGCAACTACAAAGAACAGTAAAAACGGGAAGGAGCAGTAGAATACTGCTATGGAGCTTACCGTTTACTCAGCATCCTGGTGCCGCGACTGCCGCGAGGCCAAGCGATTCCTCGCCAAGCACAACATCCCCTTCCAGGAGATCGACATCGAGGAGACGCCCGGCGCGGCCGATACCGTCTTCGAGAACGTCGGCAAGCGGGCGATCCCGCAGTTCGTCCTCGACGGCAAGTGGATTCAGCCCTACCGCCCCGGACGCGGCTTCCTGCATGCCGAGATGGCCGAGCTATTCGGCGTCCCGCACGAGTAGCCCTCTTACTGTGGCGGCGTCTTCTGCTGCTGCATCTTGATGAGTTGTTCGTAGATCTGCTGCGGCGTCTTCACCCCATTGGGCGACTGCACCTGCGTCGTATCCGCAGCGGGCTGCGCGGGTGCAGAGCTTGCCGCCGGAGCCTCAGCCGCAGCACCGGGAGCAGCAGCACCACCACCACCGGGCGTAATCACCCCGGCTGGCGCGGCTCCCTGAGCCGCCGGAACACTCGGCCGCACCTGCCCATCGGGAGGCCGATCCGTCTTCTCCTCCTCCTCGCTCACCGCAACCACACTCGGACTCGGCGGCGTCGGCCCACCAGCTCGCGGCGTCAGCACCAGCTCGCTCGCCACCGTATCCGAACCAGCGATCAGCAACATGTTGCTCTCGGTCCCATCGAGCAGCGCCGCCAGAATCTTAGCCGGAGCGTCCGGCCCATAGCTCCCGTAGACGCGCTCCTCCGCCACCCCGCCGGTGATCTTCATCTGCGTCAGCCGGGCGATCTCCCGCAGAATCTGGTTCAGGCTGGAGTTATCCGCCTCCACCGCCAGCCGTCCATCGGCGTACGTCACGTGAGCCCGATGTGCGGGCATCTGCCCCGGCAGCTTCGGCCTCTCCACGGGCGCAGCAGCACCCGGAGCCGCCTGCGCGAGCATCGCCCCCGATCCCACGCACCCGGCCAGCAGCAGCCCCATCACCCGAATTGCACTCGATCTCAACATTGGTCTCTCGTAGGACGAAGCCGAGCGGCTTTCAGCACACCCACCCCAGTTTATGTCTTATCTGTTCCCCGCATCTCATGTACTAGACTGGCATGGAACCGCCCGGCGCAGGAAGCCGCAATGACACGAGAGGCAAAACCCATCAGACACCGCAGTCACAATAAAACCGTCGCGGCCGCAGCCCTGTTCCTCATGCCCTTCTTCGCGCTCCGAGCCGCTCCGGCCGAGACCTGCACCACCCAGTCCCAGATGCAGCCCGCCGAGCGCGACACGCTGGCCGGAGCCGCGCGCAGCCTCGCCCTCAAGATCCAGGCCGCCGACCTGGCAGGCGTCCGCGCCAATACCATCGCCGAGTTTGCCTCGAGCTTCGACGGCATCGGCAACACTATCTCGTCCACCGCTCCTCATCTCAAGTCCGGCACGCCCGTCGTCGAGCAGGTCTACCTTCTCGACGCCTCCGCCAACAAGCGGAACCCCGATGGCTCCTCGCCCGACGCCCAGTTCGACTGCACCCTCAACAAGTCCGCCGCCGAAGCCGATTTCACCATTGCCTCCCTGCCGCCGGGGCGCTACGCCTTCACCCTCGTCCGCTTCACCGGCGAGTCCCCGTGGCTGGTCTCGTTCCTCCTCCGCCAGCAGACGCCTGCGTCTCCGTGGCAACTCGCCGGGCTCTATCCCAAGGCCGCCACCGTCGCCGGGCATGACGGCCTCTGGTACTGGACCCAGGCTCGCTCCCTGAGCGCCGCCAAGCAGCCGTGGAACGCCTTCCTCTACTTCGGACAGGCTCGCCAACTGCTGCAACCCGCGCCCTTCGTCTCCAGCACGCACCTTGAGGCGCTCCGCACCGAGACCGCCTCGGCGGCTCCCCCGGCT
This is a stretch of genomic DNA from Granulicella sp. WH15. It encodes these proteins:
- a CDS encoding peptidylprolyl isomerase, whose product is MPTKPGTYATFKTSEGTIVCELFEKDAPETVKNFIGLAEGTKEWNSRSKKGDKLYDGTIFHRVIPSFMIQGGDPEGSGMGGPGYKFADETKGSPHHFKNPGKLAMANAGPNTNGSQFFITTTDTSWLTGKHTIFGEVVEGYEIAEKISKVSRDAMDRPKTPVVLESVTIERIA
- the mdh gene encoding malate dehydrogenase; translated protein: MRKKVTIVGAGNVGATAAHWIAAKELADVVLLDVMEGVPQGKALDLLEAMPIEKRDVSIVGTNDYADTKGSDIVVITAGIARKPGMSRDDLLNTNFKIMSDVVEKAVAASPDAILIIVSNPLDAMAQTAFKKAGLPRERVIGMAGVLDSARFRTFIAEELQVSVENVTAFVLGGHGDTMVPLSRYSTMAGIPITELIAPDRLKELETRTANGGAEIVKYLKTGSAYYAPSAAAVEMVEAILKDKKKVLPCAAYLEGEYGISGLYVGVPCKLGAKGLEQIIEIKLTEEEKAALDKSAAAVKELCTVIGVA
- a CDS encoding acyltransferase, with translation MLKNDLRLRAATTRPYFPELDGVRAIAALMVMVFHFGQDWYSSKLLVFGQTGVDLFFVLSGFLITTILLRSRQGDWHEIRNFYIRRTLRIFPLYYGYLLGVCLLGGTVSLCYWGYLQNLAAAFGGPLHLAAPSGPAHFWSLGVEEQFYLVWPFLILFWPRRWLAHAMWGMVVFSILLRVALIGSSVDTFRFTLTRLDGLGAGGLLAYYYFRGVLGRFKPLLMALAPLALLSLVVEKMASHGTGVAWVEVMKYTSATVLYVALIGLLVTTEDSWMHRILRTKPMRGIGGVSYGMYVYHPAIFMALPGYLGGLPILAKAAICFAVVYLVALASFYGFERPFVGLKARLASEKPFRAVTA
- a CDS encoding glutamine synthetase family protein — protein: MSSEYRDFLELSYAELEELNLAAKEQRKKRVPAEVLQEERLNYLKNEPRIKAVTVVFSDLEGRLHMLDYDKKFLVKSYDNLTFDGSSIRGFTAQRESDLRLALDWAAFYWTPADVFGAGKVLVFGEVIDKNGGFYSGDIRGVLKNFSNEVFEANGWVLNAANEIEGFLFEGIDAERSFHEIGSFEYVNKGGYYHSLPGDPLREFIDTVSEVQRAMGFENEKDHPEVAPSQFEINYTYGDVVAAADQIQLYKLICRQVATQMGMTASFLPKPVTGVNGSGMHTNVSITKNGKNLFWDPKGEEKISRMGWQFVDRILTHGNDICLLLNASVNAYRRLDPHFEAPNQIKASATDRGSMVRIPIGNEKSSRVEVRSVGPDANPYMVLYSVFKTGLHGETAKIKNLRQADRYLPDNIYTALEDFKAATWTTTMLGADVKARYADLKQASADRCPRLLGTIVKSSEVQFHHDVYNQLLWNIF
- a CDS encoding carbon-nitrogen hydrolase; this encodes MTKHKKIALIQMSCVPDTQANLEKAATLVRDAARAGANVVCLPELFRAQYFCQREEHALFDTAESIPGPSTELLSQVAREEKIVLIASLFERRAPGLYHNTAAILEADGSLAGVYRKMHIPDDPLYYEKFYFTPGDLGFKSFNTSQGKIGTLVCWDQWYPEAARLTALKGAETLFYPTAIGWHPSEKAEFGEAQYSAWQTMQRAHAISNGVFVGAVNRVGHEYGDVIHNGVSIPGPGGAGLEFWGGSFIADPFGRVIAQASHDKEEILIAEIDLKLLEDTRRNWPFLRDRRIDAYQGITSRFLD
- a CDS encoding CRISPR-associated protein Cas5 — translated: MIVCNEKEAFCMPLVHGLEFGANQAELVKDLVRELLKDGNCAVYALHNMKPNGELRMVSMPTDATKKAGRGVFLRIRPGAQVAMIVRPMNAKGGDKFTPVSKLTQSEMLKVIRIWRKQTALHVLPVMRAADRLDGPVDISQQR
- a CDS encoding agmatine deiminase family protein, which encodes MTRYRMPAEWAPHAATWIAWPHNVSDWPGKFQPIPWVYSEIVRNLSRVEDVNILVNDEHAERRVTQLLKRAGANLARIHFHHWPTDRVWLRDSGPIFVKDDAGETSITNWHFNAWAKYDNWRRDDQIPQHVAKLYDMPERRPMIGDHRLVLEGGSIDVNGQGILLTTEECLLSEVQQRNPGISREQLEAAFNEHLGIEKIIWLHRGCAGDDTHGHVDDISRFVAPNTILTAVEHNVADENHLPLAENLDRLRSARNLKGGAFDIRELPMPAPVVFEGQRLPASYANFYIANGLVLVPTFNDPNDRRALNLLAECFPDREIVGIHCMDLIWGLGALHCMTQQEPA
- the tadA gene encoding tRNA adenosine(34) deaminase TadA, with translation MTDEDFLRAAIAEARSAEQAGEVPVGAVIVRDGQILATGSNRVIRDSDPTAHAEIVALRAAGLALGNYRIEGCDLYCTLEPCAMCAGAILHARIRRLIYAAPDPKAGACGSVLEVMNHPKLNHRVEVTSGLLAEECGQILTAFFRAKRS
- a CDS encoding DUF3175 domain-containing protein; the protein is MPTKSPAKKTPRKWSAKVNTDSTHPDEGLFKKSAPSIAKALFSEKVSPKGPASGMQMLNFYINRAGKNLPEDRRKTLEHAKEILSGMIADKKSAAKKTAAKKTPAKSAKKLPAKRSAK
- a CDS encoding GlsB/YeaQ/YmgE family stress response membrane protein produces the protein MPHGIIMTIVIGFIVGLIAKLIMPGREPSGFIITSVIGIAGSFLGTYLGRAIGHYEPGQYAGFLMSLLGACILLGIYHLITRGSSRT
- a CDS encoding glucose 1-dehydrogenase; translation: MPDRFTGKVAIVTGSSSGIGQSIAIRLASEGAAVVIDYHSHPEGANETKAKVEAFGSKAITVQADVSSLADTQNLVDQAYIQLGGCDILVNNAGVEKNAPFLEVTEKDYDMVLDTNLKGAFFLTQAFVKRLVALQKPGRVINISSVHEDMVFPNFASYCAAKGGMRMLMRDLAMELGPVGITVNNVAPGAINTPINTALLADKPKLNALLNNIPLGRLGSTDDVSALVAFLASDEAGYITGSTYVVDGGLMRNYKEQ
- a CDS encoding glutaredoxin family protein codes for the protein MELTVYSASWCRDCREAKRFLAKHNIPFQEIDIEETPGAADTVFENVGKRAIPQFVLDGKWIQPYRPGRGFLHAEMAELFGVPHE